Proteins encoded in a region of the Haloglomus salinum genome:
- a CDS encoding DNA cytosine methyltransferase, translating into MSDHGCQEPGGRLPAVADCPDSERTEHREFLLRHIRFLTDTLAAEQQQRQWSVPCACPDSTPVMLARSRSKDDGSYPCCYERIWTPSEDRDGAACACGDPLHGSDDPLDAVAAVVISNSDSVVEHYFARDERNLIGALRERVGSWSDIASAGRDRLQRAARESQGGRVLDDTAVSRLQEALAAIDEHRYTEGTTLTDLPSVSYEYLHEMLAGLPGVDDPEAWWLLLTAFDKPVWPAADGVDGLLAELGLLDPADVSGSGRHHELEEELTDRQIPPLHRALAAHAHYCSGDHSTADCELRQFTLSHRIHEQAASGNEETLTVVDLFCGAGGLSHGFTRGVGAPEFDVALAIDQEQDATDTYRLNHPEIPHRQIRCEDIGNIAEDPGQIEDLAPEVDVVVGGPPCQALSVAGYRSRLADDDSYSVLEDPRTRLYQHYVSLLETLEPRYIIMENVEGILSSLGDSERRVIDDVEAALSEMGYTTDHQLLDCSTFGIPQYRDRVVLFGTREDAVPDPEGHVEGFFDDMSPAETPETTIQQALSNLPRLRRGEGGGVVAGRAPGRASDYVRDNELAGGTRLTYNHRAREHPMEKDRKLFSEVMEPGDTGWDVKYRTDYGHLIEYNVGTEENPAFKDKYRMLHWDQPSPTIVAHLAKDGNSFILPDYYEYARPDESKQDSSRSRGITPREAARLQSFPDSYVFLGPFTSQFRQIGNAVPPLLGERIASILGEYLTDAPGLETEATEAAVASTDD; encoded by the coding sequence ATGAGTGACCACGGCTGTCAAGAACCAGGTGGCCGGCTACCGGCGGTAGCCGACTGCCCAGACAGCGAGCGAACGGAACACCGCGAGTTCCTGCTACGTCACATTAGATTCCTGACAGACACGCTTGCCGCAGAACAGCAACAGCGACAGTGGAGTGTTCCGTGCGCCTGTCCCGACTCGACACCGGTCATGCTCGCCCGCTCTCGGAGCAAGGACGACGGTTCCTACCCGTGCTGTTACGAGCGCATCTGGACACCATCGGAAGACCGGGATGGGGCGGCCTGCGCCTGTGGTGACCCACTCCACGGCAGCGACGACCCGCTCGACGCCGTCGCAGCTGTCGTGATCTCGAACAGCGACTCGGTCGTCGAACACTACTTCGCACGGGACGAACGGAACCTGATTGGTGCCCTTCGGGAGCGGGTTGGTTCCTGGAGCGATATCGCGTCTGCCGGGCGTGATCGGCTCCAGCGCGCGGCCCGCGAATCGCAGGGGGGGCGTGTGCTGGATGATACGGCCGTGAGCCGGCTACAGGAAGCGCTCGCGGCTATCGACGAGCACCGCTACACAGAGGGCACGACGCTCACTGACCTCCCCTCGGTCTCCTACGAGTATCTGCACGAGATGCTCGCTGGGCTGCCCGGGGTAGATGATCCGGAGGCATGGTGGCTACTTCTGACTGCGTTCGACAAGCCCGTCTGGCCCGCGGCCGATGGCGTCGATGGACTCCTCGCCGAGCTCGGGCTACTCGACCCGGCTGATGTATCCGGGAGCGGTCGGCATCACGAGCTCGAGGAGGAGCTCACTGATCGACAGATTCCGCCCCTCCATCGAGCGCTTGCCGCCCACGCACACTACTGCTCCGGCGACCACTCGACTGCCGACTGCGAACTGCGACAGTTCACGCTCTCTCACCGTATCCACGAACAGGCAGCGAGTGGGAATGAGGAGACCCTGACCGTCGTCGATCTGTTCTGTGGAGCTGGAGGCCTCTCACATGGGTTCACGCGAGGAGTCGGTGCGCCCGAATTCGACGTGGCCCTCGCGATCGACCAGGAACAGGACGCGACGGATACGTATCGGCTCAACCACCCCGAGATCCCCCACCGACAGATCCGGTGCGAAGACATCGGCAACATTGCAGAAGACCCGGGACAGATTGAGGACCTCGCTCCGGAGGTCGATGTCGTCGTTGGTGGCCCCCCATGCCAGGCCCTCTCCGTCGCCGGCTATCGGTCGCGACTGGCAGACGACGATTCGTACAGCGTACTGGAGGACCCACGGACCCGGCTCTACCAGCACTACGTCTCTCTACTCGAAACGCTCGAACCACGGTACATCATCATGGAGAACGTCGAGGGGATTCTGAGTTCGCTGGGAGACAGCGAGCGGCGTGTCATCGACGATGTCGAGGCAGCACTGTCCGAGATGGGGTATACTACCGACCACCAGCTCCTCGACTGTTCGACGTTCGGAATACCGCAATACCGCGACCGTGTAGTGCTGTTCGGCACGCGCGAGGATGCCGTCCCCGACCCCGAAGGACATGTGGAGGGGTTCTTCGATGACATGTCCCCGGCGGAAACGCCAGAGACAACGATCCAGCAGGCCCTTTCTAATCTCCCTCGACTGCGGAGAGGAGAGGGGGGCGGTGTCGTGGCTGGACGGGCTCCTGGCCGGGCCAGTGATTACGTTCGAGACAACGAGCTGGCTGGCGGGACGCGGCTGACGTACAACCACCGGGCTCGCGAACACCCGATGGAGAAAGACCGGAAGCTGTTCAGCGAGGTGATGGAACCAGGAGATACCGGCTGGGACGTGAAGTACAGAACGGATTACGGCCATCTCATCGAGTACAACGTCGGGACAGAGGAGAACCCGGCATTCAAGGACAAGTACCGGATGCTCCACTGGGATCAGCCCTCACCGACCATCGTTGCGCATCTGGCCAAGGATGGGAACAGCTTCATCCTTCCCGACTACTACGAGTACGCCCGACCTGATGAGTCGAAACAGGATAGCAGCCGGAGTCGCGGAATAACTCCCCGTGAGGCTGCCCGTCTCCAGTCGTTCCCTGATTCGTACGTCTTCCTTGGCCCGTTCACCAGTCAGTTCCGCCAGATCGGCAACGCAGTCCCCCCTCTGCTCGGGGAACGGATCGCCTCGATCCTCGGTGAGTACCTCACTGATGCTCCGGGGCTCGAAACGGAAGCCACGGAGGCAGCCGTCGCGAGCACTGACGACTGA
- a CDS encoding helicase-related protein has protein sequence MTDCDCGFEVSDMVSFAGGQGEISKIDHRETGPCLLHIHTEDGLEKRPSSMNIEKLDTGVDLLGKGEFDSPERFDLRLKAAELGLAHRQDRFVALTGSRIDIEPYQVQAAYEVLNSLDHRYLIGDEVGLGKTIEAAIVIEELIARGRADRVLIVTPAPLTVQWQEEMRDKFDRDYQIYDRGYVEAKRKAHPNENVWTHDDRIITSIDFAKQDDLLAALQNLEQEWDIAVFDESHHLTARRKGNNTKETTERYRVGKAVARNSEGLLFLTGTPHKGKADQFYFMMDLLAPYRFRDEHDITPDALDDLMIRRLKEDMYEPDGSRMFPEKNIETLPVSFTDEERALYDNVTDYISEHYNLAEREDNNAVGFAMAIYQKRLVSSIYAIRKSLKKRLETLKSGGKDPDDLSSLVKSLLDQYRTDPEMLTDAQRERVEEELGEVTLGQGGGAIEQELDIVRDLYNQAKSIQTDSKAERLREFVDGVLGEDPDEKVLIFTEYTDTLEYLRERVFSNHDVAQIYGDLSQDQRRRELEKFRDEANIMLATDAAREGLNLQFAHIMVNYDLPWNPIRIDQRIGRLHRYGQEHTVEIRNLFVSDTRESDILEVLMEKVEEIESTLGMSSDVLGMVLDEFDLENQIMTAIAKDQSVEQFAEMVDETVEEHEDAIRRIEEDFLIRDRFDLSAEDREILDVIEESRTEQVSETDIETLVRSFFDLFDGEIRGTHPGPAREGGDVFQLIVPDVIDGGEVESRYDRATFSRDLAQEDDELTFLALDHPLVQNIVEFCLRADAVGGQTAVRVGSEETPTPGLLCNYRLGYQSGRGDTVTERLAQIYVQPDGTITENPEIVGGIPPGDAPGFEEVATVSEVADDLIEVAETEAWERVNELAEEAQSERSREIEIKRKHARRYFESRIEEQEERLERYRQRASDPEEDVQVLVNQTERKLADLRSEREAELSRLEEEEVVVPEEPELVNAAVVIGM, from the coding sequence GTGACCGACTGCGATTGCGGGTTCGAGGTCAGCGATATGGTCTCGTTCGCCGGGGGACAGGGTGAGATTTCCAAAATAGACCACCGGGAGACGGGCCCATGTCTGCTCCACATCCATACCGAGGACGGACTCGAGAAGCGCCCGAGCTCGATGAACATCGAGAAGCTCGATACCGGAGTGGACCTCCTCGGCAAGGGCGAGTTCGATAGCCCCGAACGGTTCGACCTCCGGCTGAAGGCCGCCGAGCTCGGGCTCGCCCACCGGCAGGATCGCTTCGTCGCGCTCACGGGCAGCCGTATCGACATCGAGCCCTACCAGGTCCAGGCCGCCTACGAGGTTCTCAACTCGCTCGACCATCGCTATCTCATCGGCGACGAGGTAGGGCTCGGGAAGACCATCGAGGCCGCCATCGTCATCGAGGAACTCATCGCTCGCGGGCGTGCCGACCGTGTGCTCATCGTCACGCCGGCACCACTGACGGTCCAGTGGCAGGAGGAGATGCGCGACAAGTTCGACCGCGACTACCAGATCTACGACCGTGGCTACGTCGAGGCGAAACGGAAGGCCCACCCGAACGAGAACGTCTGGACCCACGACGACCGCATCATCACCTCCATCGACTTCGCCAAGCAAGACGACCTGCTTGCAGCCCTCCAGAACCTCGAGCAGGAGTGGGACATCGCGGTGTTCGACGAGTCCCACCACCTGACCGCCCGACGGAAAGGAAACAACACGAAGGAGACGACCGAACGGTACCGGGTCGGCAAGGCAGTTGCACGAAACTCCGAGGGGCTGCTGTTCCTGACGGGGACGCCACACAAGGGGAAGGCAGACCAGTTCTACTTCATGATGGACCTGCTCGCCCCCTACCGGTTCCGGGACGAGCACGACATCACCCCCGACGCGCTCGATGACCTGATGATCCGACGGTTGAAGGAGGACATGTACGAGCCCGACGGCTCGCGCATGTTCCCCGAGAAGAACATCGAGACGCTCCCCGTGAGTTTCACTGACGAGGAGCGCGCCCTCTACGACAACGTCACGGACTACATCAGCGAGCACTATAACCTCGCCGAGCGGGAGGACAACAACGCCGTCGGGTTCGCGATGGCGATCTACCAGAAACGACTGGTCTCCAGCATCTACGCCATCCGGAAGTCGCTGAAGAAGCGACTCGAGACGCTCAAGAGCGGCGGGAAGGACCCGGACGACCTCTCGAGTCTCGTGAAGAGTCTCTTGGACCAGTACCGTACGGACCCCGAGATGCTCACGGACGCACAGCGCGAGCGCGTCGAGGAGGAGCTCGGCGAAGTGACGCTGGGGCAGGGCGGCGGAGCCATCGAACAGGAGCTGGACATCGTCCGGGACCTATACAACCAGGCGAAGAGCATCCAGACCGACTCGAAGGCGGAGCGGCTCCGCGAGTTCGTCGACGGCGTGCTGGGGGAGGACCCCGACGAGAAGGTGCTCATCTTCACCGAGTACACAGACACCCTCGAGTACCTGCGGGAGCGGGTCTTCAGCAATCACGATGTCGCGCAGATATACGGCGATCTGAGCCAGGACCAGCGCCGGCGCGAACTCGAGAAGTTCCGTGACGAGGCGAACATCATGCTTGCGACGGACGCAGCACGCGAGGGGCTGAACCTGCAGTTCGCGCACATCATGGTGAACTACGACCTGCCCTGGAACCCCATCCGTATCGACCAGCGGATCGGCCGACTCCACCGCTATGGACAGGAACACACCGTCGAGATACGGAACCTGTTCGTCAGCGACACCCGCGAGAGCGACATTCTCGAGGTGCTGATGGAGAAGGTCGAGGAGATCGAGTCGACGCTGGGGATGAGCTCTGACGTGCTGGGGATGGTACTCGACGAGTTCGACCTCGAGAACCAGATCATGACGGCCATCGCGAAGGACCAGTCCGTCGAGCAGTTCGCCGAGATGGTCGACGAGACCGTCGAGGAACACGAGGATGCAATCAGGCGAATAGAGGAGGACTTCCTGATCCGCGACCGGTTCGACCTCAGTGCGGAGGACCGCGAAATCCTCGATGTAATCGAGGAATCCCGCACCGAGCAGGTTAGCGAGACAGATATCGAGACACTCGTCCGGAGCTTCTTCGACCTCTTCGATGGCGAGATCAGGGGAACACATCCGGGACCAGCACGCGAGGGCGGCGACGTGTTCCAGCTGATCGTACCGGATGTCATCGACGGCGGCGAGGTCGAGAGCAGGTACGATCGGGCGACCTTCTCTCGGGACCTCGCACAGGAGGACGACGAGCTGACGTTCCTCGCCCTCGACCACCCACTGGTCCAGAACATCGTCGAGTTCTGTCTCAGAGCTGACGCAGTCGGCGGCCAGACGGCTGTGAGGGTCGGGTCGGAGGAGACACCGACTCCGGGACTGCTCTGCAACTACCGGCTTGGATACCAGTCGGGGCGTGGCGATACGGTCACCGAACGGCTCGCCCAGATCTACGTGCAGCCAGATGGAACAATAACCGAGAATCCGGAAATCGTTGGAGGGATTCCGCCCGGTGATGCACCCGGATTCGAGGAGGTTGCAACCGTTTCAGAGGTAGCAGACGACCTCATCGAGGTTGCAGAGACAGAGGCCTGGGAGCGCGTCAACGAGCTCGCAGAGGAGGCCCAGTCGGAGCGCTCTCGCGAGATCGAGATCAAGCGCAAGCATGCACGGCGCTACTTCGAGAGCCGGATCGAGGAGCAGGAGGAACGACTCGAGCGATACAGGCAGCGTGCGAGCGACCCCGAAGAGGACGTGCAGGTCCTAGTTAACCAGACCGAACGGAAGCTTGCTGATCTCCGTAGCGAGCGGGAAGCGGAGCTCTCGCGTCTGGAAGAGGAGGAGGTCGTCGTTCCGGAGGAACCCGAACTGGTCAACGCCGCGGTCGTTATCGGGATGTAA